The window tcatcatcatcatcatcagtcatAATGACTGAATGCGACCAATACGAGAAGGAGGAGAGATGGAGCCTTACCGATAAGGAGTCGGTCTCCACGGTGTCCACCAGCACGGCTTTATTAGGGTGTCTGTTCAGAAGCTCCGCAACTTTCGCTGCAGCCTACAAGACATTGCTGAACATTCAGGCCCGTGGGAAATAAAGACTGGGAGAAGGACAGGCATGCAAGttgtgaacgtgtgtgtgtgtttgtgtgtgtgtgtctgcgtgtgtgtgtacctctTTAATTTCCAGTTTTCGGATGGCTGTGTTGGTGCTCCTCTGGAAGGCCTTCAGTCGCGTCTGTAGCTCTCTTCTCTGCCACTGCGGGATGAGAGTACCCTCCACAGcctgacacacaaacacacaggggtGATTTTCTCTTAATAAAGCAGCAGCTAACAAAGGATGCTCTTATGGCCGAATGCCATCAAATGCTCCAATGGCAAATGGTCCAACATTTAGCCTAAGGTCTTGGCGTAGAGgagtagaggctgttgctgcagcaAAGGGAAAATGAACTCCCTATTTTTACCCTGGATTTCAAAAGCAACTCTAGAGAAgtaggcgtccacaaacttttgcacgtTTAGTGTAGTGTGAGCAGTCCTGCTCAAATCATAAGATGATGTTTTTTGGTTTTCAAAATGATACAGTCCTGCACAATCCCTTCCCTGGAGGATTAGAATTAGCACCCCCTGGCGTTTAGGTGCTGAAATGCAGGCAAACCCCACCTGAAGAAACTCACTCTAGATTATGTGCTCCAGAAGACCAGGAGAAGAAAGGGGGAAGAACTGAAGGTTGGGGGCGGGACACGAATATATCTATCAGGATCTGATTGGATGAACTGATGGAGATACGTACGTCCGTCAGCAGGCCGACCTCTTTGGAGAGCCTTTGCGCGGTGGCTAACGATAGAGTGGGGTTAGCTCTGATCCGCGCCGTCAGAGACTCCACCTCCTGCAGCAGCGCTTGCCCCGCCTCCCGCGCCTGAGTGACGGAAAAGAAGGAGTCAGCGATTAGTGGTTAGAGGATCTGTGGTCAGAAGCTAgccactgatgaagggctacAGACACACTATCCGAAATGCAAAACGTGGATGCAGCGGGTTGCGGGAATTTCGTCTCACCTGTTCGGCGTCACCCCCGGTAACAGCGATGATGCGACTGATGCCCTTCACCATCTGCCGCTCCGACACAATGACGAAGTCCCCGATTCCTCCTGTCCGCAGCAAGTGCCTGATTCAAAAAGACCAGTCTGCAaatcatgcaaaagtttgggtacccctgACCTCAGCATCACTATACCCAATGTCcttgctgagcagaactacagggCACGCCATGCAGGTTTATTACatgcactacatttcccacaatgccccAATTGtagtaatactactactattcctaatagtaataataataataataatgattctTCTTAGTCTTATTAGGTTTAAATGAAGTCTTACGTGCCACAGCAGAGCTCCACCGAGGTGCCTTCACTGCCCTGACCGCCAAGCAGCTTGGTAGCGGGTACGCCCACCGACACGACTCTCACCGGGTCAGGATACACCTAAAAACACACAGGTCAATATACCACACACATTCCGGAGCACCACCACAATTGGTCACTCCGACTGACGTTACCTCGTCTACCGTCCTCAATCCCGCAATCTGGTTGGCTCTGGCCAAAGGAACTTCTTGCGCGTGTATCTCCTCATTCTGCCCAACGATGGCCTGAACCATCCTCTCCACTTCCTGTAGCTGAGACACACTCAGAGAGGCctggaggaaaagaaagaaaaaaaaagtaacccGGGGAGGTTCTCCAGACCTCCAGTGGTTCAGGTTACTGAGGGACACGGTGTCTTTTCACCTCCGCGCTGAAGTCGAAGCGCAGGCGATCAGCAGTCACGTGGGATCCTCTCTGAGCGACGCCAGACCCCAGCAGTTCCCGCAGGGCGAAGTTCAGCACATGGGTGGCGGTGTGTTTCACCATGCAGGCCAGACGCTGAGTCTACAACAGAGCGCCTCACGTAAGCAGCAGATTAGCAGCAACTCCTATGTAAATTAGCtagcttctgattggctgccgtGTACCGTGCCATGTGTTTGGAAGGATTAAGGGGATCCACTTCCACTCACCTACTTTACTACACTACTCTACCGTTCACAGCAACAGCacttccatatatggactgtgtAGTTTAAACATGGACGTCCCCATGAAGATCCCCACCCGTACCGTTTAATGGACCCTTTAGGTCAGTGTGTCAATAGTATGTCTCCTCCACTGGACAGTGTGCGTTACAGTACCTCATCCACGTGAAGCCGTATCCGGTCGCCAGTTCTCAGAGTCTCTGCTGCAGTAATTTCATGCACCACGTATCCTCCAGCCAGACGCACACACTCAACAGGGAACAGCACATcctgaaaacacacaaacacacacacttttcacgGTAGTGTTGGCCACTCTTTAGCCACTCTGCCCTTGCTCACACCCTCAGATAAGCTCACACCAACGGGCAGTATTTCGGTCTGACCTGCAGGCCGTCCTTGGTGAAGTAGCCTAGGTCATGCATCTGGCCGCCCTGCTCAGCGTAGAAGCAGGTTTGGTCCAGCACCATCCCACAGCGCTGACCCTCGGGCACCTCCGACACCAGAGACTGGTCAGAGTACAGCGCCAATACTGAAGCACTACATGGGGGAaaagctgaaagagagagagagagagataaagagatagagagagatatggtATCTATTGCAAATGCCGCCCTTATAACACTGTTATAAGGTCTTTATAACAAATGCTAACACTGTTATAAGGTCTTTATAACAAATGCTAACACTGTTATAAGGTCTTTATAACAAATGCTAACTCACAATTATAACGTATCTATTACACATACCGTACGAGCCGTCTGGCTGCAGGCTGTAGTTGTATTTCAGGGAGTCGTCAGTGTGAGGAACTTCTCTGCGCTGGAGCTCAGCCAGACTCTGCAGGTCCATGTGGAGTCCTCGCTCTTCAGCGCCCCCCTCGGTCTGATTACGCAACTACAGCCCAGAAAGACTTTAGTCATCATATCGAGCAAGTCGCTCGATTACGCTGTATCCCAAAATACAGGACAATGCAGCTAAAAACCCAGCGCTCCTCCCACGGTTCTAAGCCGGAGTTTTATACAGTGCCGGTACCTTTTCTTCTTCAGCTGCAAGCTGATCCAGGCCGTGTTTGTCCACGGTCATGTGGCGCTCCTCCAGCATCAGGTCTATGAGGTCAAGAGGAAAGCCCAGGTTCCGGTGCAGGGACCAAGCAACGGCGGCTGAGGAACGACAGAAACCAGGAGAACGTGTATCTCAAAAGATGGAGATTTGAGGACTAAGGGACCATGTGAAAGGAACGTCAGGATTTGCAAAGATCAGGCAGGGAAAGAAACGGATGTGAGCACTGAGGGGAAGTGAGGGATCTGAAGACTGAATGAGGGGAAATGAGAGATTTGAAGACTGGACGAGGGGAAATGAGGGATTTATAGATTGGACGAGGGGAAATGAGGGATTTATAGACTGGACGAGGGGAAATGAGGGATCTATAGACTGGACGAGGGGAAATGAGG of the Salminus brasiliensis chromosome 25, fSalBra1.hap2, whole genome shotgun sequence genome contains:
- the aars2 gene encoding alanine--tRNA ligase, mitochondrial isoform X2 — translated: MASYRRVANSQKCVRAGGKHNDLEDVGRDVYHHTFFEMLGNWSFGDYFKVEACAMAWRLLTEVYEIPAERLYVSYFSGDAASGMPADEETRHIWLSLGVPPDHVLPFGMRDNFWEMGETGPCGPCTEIHYDHVGGRNAAALVNADSPDVVEIWNLVFMQYNREGDGGLRPLPQCSVDTGMGLERLLTVLQGKRSNYDTDLFTPLLSAIHQCSKAPAYSGKSWQGDEGRVDMAYRVVADHIRTLCVCIADGVYPGMTGAELVLRRILRRAVRFSTEVLQAPEGTLASLVPTVAHILGEAYPELHTETGRIMEIINVNEAQFLSSLNQGRRVIDRTLSKLDRDAVEFPAAVAWSLHRNLGFPLDLIDLMLEERHMTVDKHGLDQLAAEEEKLRNQTEGGAEERGLHMDLQSLAELQRREVPHTDDSLKYNYSLQPDGSYAFPPCSASVLALYSDQSLVSEVPEGQRCGMVLDQTCFYAEQGGQMHDLGYFTKDGLQDVLFPVECVRLAGGYVVHEITAAETLRTGDRIRLHVDETQRLACMVKHTATHVLNFALRELLGSGVAQRGSHVTADRLRFDFSAEASLSVSQLQEVERMVQAIVGQNEEIHAQEVPLARANQIAGLRTVDEVYPDPVRVVSVGVPATKLLGGQGSEGTSVELCCGTHLLRTGGIGDFVIVSERQMVKGISRIIAVTGGDAEQAREAGQALLQEVESLTARIRANPTLSLATAQRLSKEVGLLTDAVEGTLIPQWQRRELQTRLKAFQRSTNTAIRKLEIKEAAAKVAELLNRHPNKAVLVDTVETDSLSVVMKTVNQLSERAPDSLIMLLSHLQPSGRVLCACQVPKGQVAVSASEWALAVCGRLGGNAGGSTTVAKGVGTVADVADLLKTMRWAEEFAHNKRQRAH